A segment of the Cohnella algarum genome:
GCGACGATCGACCAAAACGGCGTTTTGACCGCAGTCGGCCCTGGCGCGGCGATCGTCAAGGTCGTCACGGAAGACGGCGGCAAGTTCGCCCAAACGACGGTGAAGGTCAGCAAGCCGGCTCTCGGGATCGCTCTTTCCGAGTTTGCGGGCGATGCCGTCGACGCGGCCGCAGGGCTGGATGCGGCGCTTGTCGCGAACAGCGGCAGCTTGTCCGTCTACAAGTTCGCCAAGTCTTTGTATGCGTCAAACCGCTTCGACGCGATGGTGGTGGCGGGAAGCGAGCTGCGGCAAACGCAGCAGCCGTCCGGACGCGCCGCTTCCCTCGTCGTGACGCTGAAGGATTCGAACGGCAATCCGCTTGCCGACTCGACCGGCTTGAAAGCAAGCGTAACAAGCGCAACCTATTCCTATGAAGCCGTATTGGGCGAAGGGCTGGCGGAGGGTGCGAAGCCGGGAAGCTTCGTGCTGACGCTGGACGCCGGAAGCCCGGAAGCGATCCGGAGCGTCAACGTAACCGTTTCGCACGGCCATTACGCCGACACCGAATTGTCCTTGCTTTACATTCCTTTCGGAACGGCTTATGTAACCGGCATCGATCCCGTTTCCGGGGATACGGCCATCGGCTCGGAGCTTGCGGCCGGAACCGTTCATTTCGAGAACATTCCGACCAACGAAAGCATCGCGTACAAATGGCTTCGGGCCGACCGCGCGGAAGGGCCGTATGCGGTCATTGACGGCGCAGCAGGCTCCTCGTATACGCTGACGAAGGAAGACAGCGAAAAATACATTCGCGTCGAAGCCTCCGCGGACCAAATCGCGGTCGGCGGCTATGCCGTAAGCGAACCGTTCGGGCCTGTTCAGAAGGCGATCGATACGAGCGAGCTGTTCGCGGCGATCGAGGCTTCCTTCCTCGGACAAAACGAAAATGCGGGCAATATCGTTTCCAACTTGAATCTGATGACCGCTTTGGCCGACTTCCCCGGAGTCACGATTGCGTGGGAATCGGACAACGCCGCCGTGACGAGCGAAGGGATCGTGACCCGCGACGGGGAAAACGATCAATTCGTCAAATTGACGGTCAAGCTCGGCGGAGCGGTGACGGATTCGAAAACGTACGAGTTGATCGTCCGCAAACAAGGCACGGACAGCGTCGAAACGGGCGACTTTATCGATCCTTATTTTGTCGACGGTTATCCGCAAGCCTATATTAAAGACGGCACGATTCGGGTTCGTTACAAGCTGAACGCGCCGGCGGAAGTTTATATGGTCGTCAACGCGATCAACGGAAACTGGGAATCGAGCGTGAAAGCGGTGCTGGAAGGCCGTTCCGGCGACGACAGCCATGTCGTTTGGGTAGACGAATGGCCGTACTTTAAAATAGAAGCCGGCCAAGTCGGCGAGCTGCAGGAATTCGATACCGGCGTTTCATTCTACGACGACGAGGCGCGGGTGGAATTCGTGATCCGGGACGCCGGCAGCAATTACACGTCCGGCAATGTCACGACGATTTTGTTCGATGCGGCAACGGTCGACGCGCTCGACACGTATCCGCCGTATTCGTACGAAGCGTTCGTCAATGACGCTTTGGATACGATCTATTTGTACTACGACGAGCCGCTGGATCCGGAAAGCAAGCCCGCGGCATCGGAATATGCGTTGAACTACGGAAGCGTCGCCGGAGTGGAAGTGGTTAACTACGAGAACGTCCGGCATATGGTATCGTCTTATGTAAAACTGACCGTCAGCGGCATTCCGGCGGATCGGAAAAACGAACTGGAGCTGTCCTACAACGGCCAGTCCTTGCAGGACCGGACGGATGCGAAAAACAAAGCGGAAACCTTCGCCGATCGTGCCGTTCTCGGAACGGAAGAAGCGATCCGGACGGCGACAATCAGTTCCGACCGGAAATCGATCATGCTGGAAATCGTGCCGGGCTGGAACCCGCTGGACAATCCGAGCCTGAGCGAAGCGGCGGCCCGCTTTGCCGTGACAGTGGAAGGACAGGGAACCTATGCGCCTTCTTCGGCGAGCTACAGCTATACGACGGATCGGCTGTGGTACGCGTTAAAGTTCGCGGATTCGCTGCCGGCGGGCGCTGTGTCGATTAAAATGGATACGACGGGCATCGTCGGCTGGGCGATGAACGCCTATCCGGCTGAAATCACGCTGCAGAACGTCAACGAAATCGGAGCTCCTGGAACGCCTACGGCTGCCTATGTCGATGGCCAAATTCGCCTGGCGTTCCATGAAGGCTTCGCGTTTGAGACAAGCTTTACCGCGGCGGGACTGACGCTCAAGGTGGACGGTACGGAATATTCGCTCAGAGGGTTTATTGTCCATGACGATTATACCGACGATGCGGACAACGCCATTGTTATCGATTTGAACGGCCCGTATGCCCAACATTTCAAAAACGCGATCGAATCGGGAAGCGCGATTCAGATCAAGTATGCGAAAGTCAACGGCACCGACGAAAAACAACTGTCGGATGCGGCGGGAGCGCTCGTTCCCGATTTCGATTACGTAACGGTTACGAAATAAAGAAAAAACGGCCGAGCGGCGCGGATGCCCGCCCGGCCGTTTTTTCGTTTGGAAGTCGGTCCGATTCTCCCGCACATCTGATCGAGTCGCGGCTGCTCATCTTGATCCGCCATGCGCATACGGCCACCCGCAGATGAGTAAAAATTACTCATCCTGTTGCCTCTACACGTCCGCTAACCATCCAGTTGAGTCATGGCTACTCATCTTGACCCGCGATGCGCATACGGCCACCCGCAGATGAGTAAAAATTACTCATCCTGCCGCCTCTGTACGCCCGCTAACCACCCAGTTGAGTCATGGCTACTCATCTTGACCCGCGATGCGCATATGGCCACCCGCAGATGAGTAGAAATTACTCATCCTGCCCCTCTGCACGTCCGCTAACTATCCAGTTGAGTCATGGCTACTCATCCCGATCCGCCATAAAGCACGTTCACCGCGGCTCAGAACAGCCAAAACACCTTCCGCCGCGCCGCCCGGACCGCCGCGGATCCGGTCGTGCGGGCGCCTCCCGCCGCCGGTTCGGGCTTGCGCGCGGGCTCCGGCCTCGCGGCTTCCGGCTCGCGCGCGGCCGCCGCCTGCTGCAGCCCCTCGACCGCTTCGCTTAGCTGGCGAAGCATGAGCCGCAGCTCGTCGATCTCCTGCCGGTGCTGATAGATTTGCGCGGTGACGACTTCGTCCGCTTTCTGGGCAAGCGCCCGCTCCAGCTGGGCGACGCGCAGCCGGAGCGTGTCCGCCTCGGTTCCGGGGAAAGCCGCCGCGCCCGCGGACGAAGCCCCGTCCCGCTCCGGCGCGACGGGCAGCTCGATTTTATCCATCGGCACGCCGCCGCGCACCTCCTCTTTTATTTTCTCCAGCAGCTTCAGTTCCCGCTCGGCGAACAAATAATGCCCCAGCTGATCCTTCGGAAAAACATTCGGAAAGTACGATATCCAGCGCTTGAGCGTCGTTTGGCTGACGCCCAGTATTTCGCATGCTTCCCGGGATCCCAGACTCACGATCATCACTCCTTGGCGGAACATTTTTAGATCGGACAAACGTCGCGGCAGGCGCGCGCATCCGTTTGTTTTCCGTATTCGCCGCTCGTTTCGCAATCCCTGTAGGGGTGACAAAGGTACCGTTCATTCGGCAAAACAAGTGCGATTTCGAACCGGCCCTTCGGTATAGCGCTCGAGCGTCGTGTTCCGCGTTAAGGACCGATCGAACGGAAGAAACCTCATCTACGGGCGAATCGCGGTTATTTCCGCCGCGATTCGCCCGTTTTTGGTTGTGTAATAACGGTCCGGGAGACGATTCAGGCGCTGCCGGCTAAGATGGACGGCTTTAACCGAGTGTGTGTCTTTATTTACAATTAAATGGATGTCTCGGCATTTCGTCGAGAAATAGCGCAATGCAATGGAATGCTGCAACTCATTTGTTAGTTTCCAAGAAATCGGGCAAACGATAAAGCTTCCCTCCGACCGGAGAAAGCTTTGTTGAATAAATTCCCAAACCGATTCAAACGAATGATCAAAATACGGCTCCAGTTTTCCGCATTCTACTTGATAAGTCGCGGTTTCGCCAAAGTCATCTTCCTCTGCGAGATTGGCATTTTCTTTGGCGAACAGCTCCCGTACGATGGGGTGCAATTTTTTATCCGAAAGGAGCCTGCGGAATTCAAGGATCGAATGCGGAAGCATATTTTGCATTTGTATTTTGACAAGCGAAGAGTCCGAATAAATATATTGAATTTTACTGAAGTGGTTTGTGAGTTCGCTAATCGTCCGCTCATTCACCTCTTCATTCGTTATCGGCACCCAAACCAATGAATTCGGAGCGGAAAGAGCGGATGCGGTCAAAAAAAATTGCGATAATACGGATATTGTTGAGTCAGGGTTAATCGTGCTTCTTCTATACGTCTTAATCTCCGGATGTTCAGTACGGTCAGTGCGACTAAAGGAGGAGAAATCTAATCTCTTAACTTCTTGAAACCAACTCAATCGATCACCCCAAAAAACTTACTCACTATGATATATTTTATAACACAATTTTTCAGATGGTTAAATAGAAAAGTAAAAAAAGTAAACTTTTGTATGATTTCAAGGGTTCACGTAGAAGATTAACCGACAGGAAATCGTTTTTTTAACACAAATTTTACAGAAATTTGCCACAAAATGCAGTTGCTAGTGATAGAATAGGATCGAAATGGCAATTTATCCAATTGAGGAGGAAAATGATGAGCACGTTTGCGAGATGGAGAGACCATTGGTTGAAAATCGTCCTGGCCCTGACGTTTTTGCTGCCGGTCCAATTCGGATTCGGCGGTTATTTTCAATCGGCGCAGGCGGAAGGGCCGGACGATCCGGCGCCTTATATCGAGGCCAGAGTCGTCAACGAGAACGCCGGCAAAAAGGTGCTCTTCGACAACACGCACGCGCAGACGGCGGGAGCGGCCGACTGGGTCATCGACGGCGGGTTTTCCGACTTTGCCAACGCGCTGGCGGACAATGGGTATTACGTCAAGGAGCTGCGCAAGACGACCCCGATCGTCTACGAAGATTT
Coding sequences within it:
- a CDS encoding MerR family transcriptional regulator; this translates as MSLGSREACEILGVSQTTLKRWISYFPNVFPKDQLGHYLFAERELKLLEKIKEEVRGGVPMDKIELPVAPERDGASSAGAAAFPGTEADTLRLRVAQLERALAQKADEVVTAQIYQHRQEIDELRLMLRQLSEAVEGLQQAAAAREPEAARPEPARKPEPAAGGARTTGSAAVRAARRKVFWLF
- a CDS encoding S-layer homology domain-containing protein codes for the protein MSLKKLASLGLAFILLLSFIVPVSAATFRDTQGHWAQEAVENWNANGVVSGYDGAFRPNDAVTRAEFATMIDNMVKYVETGDNAFTDLSAEKWYYDALIKLNAAGVMNGSDGKALPDRPITRQEAAVIVAKAFGIEGGSADFAFTDADEIAGWAADAVNALVANKIVTGTPDGAFKPLANLTRAEAVTMFDNFVRKLIASPGEYSEDVQGNLVVNSADVVLSDMSISGDLYVTQGVGEGEVTLNNVEIAGDVFVSGGGENSIIFNSVDVKGALVVNKYNGKVRILATGSTSVSVTQLESGALLVTKELTGGGFETVEISADVVAGQQIVLDGNFNKVVNRSESAQITANGTIGELVAEASTKIAGNVAIDKVTAQNGATATVNDKTVENGGSVGAAAGGTVGGGSAGGGSAGGGTTDGGSGGEAPAVSVTGVSITESDISLVVGETKQLAAVVAPSNATNKNVEWQIAGDSTDVATIDQNGVLTAVGPGAAIVKVVTEDGGKFAQTTVKVSKPALGIALSEFAGDAVDAAAGLDAALVANSGSLSVYKFAKSLYASNRFDAMVVAGSELRQTQQPSGRAASLVVTLKDSNGNPLADSTGLKASVTSATYSYEAVLGEGLAEGAKPGSFVLTLDAGSPEAIRSVNVTVSHGHYADTELSLLYIPFGTAYVTGIDPVSGDTAIGSELAAGTVHFENIPTNESIAYKWLRADRAEGPYAVIDGAAGSSYTLTKEDSEKYIRVEASADQIAVGGYAVSEPFGPVQKAIDTSELFAAIEASFLGQNENAGNIVSNLNLMTALADFPGVTIAWESDNAAVTSEGIVTRDGENDQFVKLTVKLGGAVTDSKTYELIVRKQGTDSVETGDFIDPYFVDGYPQAYIKDGTIRVRYKLNAPAEVYMVVNAINGNWESSVKAVLEGRSGDDSHVVWVDEWPYFKIEAGQVGELQEFDTGVSFYDDEARVEFVIRDAGSNYTSGNVTTILFDAATVDALDTYPPYSYEAFVNDALDTIYLYYDEPLDPESKPAASEYALNYGSVAGVEVVNYENVRHMVSSYVKLTVSGIPADRKNELELSYNGQSLQDRTDAKNKAETFADRAVLGTEEAIRTATISSDRKSIMLEIVPGWNPLDNPSLSEAAARFAVTVEGQGTYAPSSASYSYTTDRLWYALKFADSLPAGAVSIKMDTTGIVGWAMNAYPAEITLQNVNEIGAPGTPTAAYVDGQIRLAFHEGFAFETSFTAAGLTLKVDGTEYSLRGFIVHDDYTDDADNAIVIDLNGPYAQHFKNAIESGSAIQIKYAKVNGTDEKQLSDAAGALVPDFDYVTVTK